From the Telopea speciosissima isolate NSW1024214 ecotype Mountain lineage chromosome 9, Tspe_v1, whole genome shotgun sequence genome, the window aagagtttataccccacctgccccattcccaaataagttggttagcaagaagtctccttttgtggagaaaatattggatgtttttaaaTAGGTTTAGGTGAATATTCCTCTACTGGATACTATAGCCCAGGTctccgcttatgctaaagtcctcaaagacttatgcacccaaaagcggaccaccaatgtgcccaaaaaggcattcttggctgctaatattagttctctcatcgcaCAACcaatagcagccaagcataaggacccaggtagccccaccatctcttgcactataggcaacaccactattgatcatgccttattgaaCCTTGGTGTATGTGTGAACCtgttaccctttcatgtctgcCAACAACTGGGATTAGGAGAGCTGAAACCAAAcagaattactcttcaacttgtagataagtcggttaaagttcctaaggggatggttgaggatgtcctgctaaaggttggggaatttgtattttctgtggattttattgtgtTAGACACCCAACCTACTGTAaattttaaggaccaaatcctagttatcttgggtagaccattccttgctaccagtaatgccTTAATCAATTACAAggatggtctcatgaaattatcttttagCAATACCTCTGtggacttcaatgtgtttaggttgggcaggCAACCTGATATGGATAAGAGGTACTTGTACTTCAAGGATTCCCCGATGAGGTTgagactttctttgagattgattttgattcgggatttcaggaCTGCACaaaggaattggaaggtgttgatgataccaccttatctgaggtctggaacatccaaccaccattggagccccttggacccctatccacctccattcctaaacccttCAATATTGATCAATTCCtaaacccagataattgtcataCTGAGGACTGTTTAGTCCCACATGTTGActggtccaaacctcctaggtttgatgattttattgaggaggacaatgttagtcatgatgctcttcaagcatattatcgtgatccttatttagcAACCCAAGTTttgcaaagggcggatagttttattactaggattgatttgagtaaacctcccttttttttttgattatcttgatgaggttactgatattcatgatccttttggTGCTTACTGCGATCCATTCTTAGTTGGTTTTTacgataatgacatgcatttTGTATTGACAATGGGAGGGAGTGGAAGGATTTATGGTCTGAGTTGTACtgctttcattttccactgtcccatgtggACGGATTTTCCTATTGAGTATttatcatttgtgcttaactttcatgttatttctcgctttactaaaattcatggtcgagtattttctggttctgaatctctttctacatttaccgaccatggattgagatttctgttgttgcccctagtactttttgtagagctcatgactcttcatgatcctctttgttgatatctggtaagccccctcatctcctcccttgtccttattctttcttttctgcatgcattgaggacattgcatgaattaagtgtgagGGGTGTGtgaacttaattggtgaattttgattgtggcggtagtttggctttgtgcatacgtttctttgattgcgaagcgagagagagagagaggaattaggtgccctagcatgcgaaataataaagaaatcccttttcaaggacggtagttggtttgtatccggtgagagggattgagttgaaaaatatgagcactatttcgtttgatggctagatttctctatgtattttatggaccctttgatcttctggctagtagttgagaccaatttgtttgtggcaaggtaaggcatgaaagtgaaagtgaaagcaaaaaaaaaaaaaaaaaagaaaaaaaaaaaaaaaagaaaaaaaaagagaagaaacaagaaagaaaagtggaattgtttgggactagacagggcactgttgcctcaagaagcagggtgacttgtacGAAATTTCgtggaaggaaactaaaaaaaaaactcgtgcatcaatgtctcaatgtctttatggatatatgcaaaaagcgaagctaccaagtatttgggtgtctggtgtatgctccaccatgtcattcagagaacagtagtggagtagaaatagagtttgttgttgagatagaaaaaaaaaaaaaaaaaaaaacttttgccttaatgcctgaaaagaaagtatggtaaaaaatactcaaaacctaagtctttggttccatcgatactatgagtggtttacctgaacgtgagtagtgttcagaaaatatgaagagatcctttaatcttgatgcatgcttgttacttgaattgatgtggggtgataaaattcaagtgtgggggaacctttggctccttaatctttagttgagcacttttagggcttgtgtgcactatcctacttatgccatgattaaaatttgcagcattctttTCTTGTTGAATTTTGGGTATACGTTCACTGCAAACgtccacgagacacaactcgtctactaggggtaacctaggggtttaaaggctagTTGCACATACTAAGTGCAACGGTGATTcttacgaaagtgagttaggatttttgcattctagattaatttttccttttgtttacatgaagacaagtaacgttcaagtgtggggcaatctgatgagcacatttatgtgtgaaattttagggcataaagcatacattttaccacactggacagagttactcggtgctttcttgtgcttttcaggtttttgggctatttattgctattctggactaccGGGGGCTGCATCTCCAAATTTACtcgtaaagctgcccaatgtttttgcatggctgtgtttagagctaaattttgagcaagatggacgtgacggaattcaattttgcatccttttaggcctccatgcaagcAATTATTGTTTCCGGGACGTAAAAGAATAATGGGGCAGAAATGAGCCGAAACGCAAGCCCGGGTCAGCCTGAATTTTTGGAGatttatatttggcatcaaggaagacaattatgatcaagggttgagatcctctcaagcatttaccctctttttgcatttttcattattggaggagagagaaaagccacatgggacctacacctaatcacatgtgaccaaggataggatgggaataattctcactgaagtaaccaaggacaaaggaggaatttcatattcaaattagaagtttgactagaaagtgggcggcaagcaaggatcggccaagatgaGATTTGcacaagaaaaaaaggagaaataataggagagataggaggaaaaagaaattaaaaaaaaaaagagaaaatccaTCCCACTCACAATTCTCTTTCCCTGTTTCCTAAACTTCCTAAACTCTCTCCCACTCACGGCCTTTCTCTCTCACCTTTCCACCACTCACATTTCATCTCACCTTTCCACCACTCACgtttctttctccctccttcCTAATTTCACTTTCATTCCATTTCATTCCATTTCTTTCTGTCCATCTCTcatcttattctttctttctttcacacCCATCTCTCTCACGGACTCTCTCTCACCAATCCATCTCTCACCAttcctctctcctattttttctctctcacaaTTCCATCTCAATCACCACTCACATTCCATCTCTTTAATTCTCTCCCAGTCAcggttctctctccctctttccgaatttcttctctctctctcccctattttatctcccttTCCATACTCTCTCCCATCCACTTtccctttttactttttttattattatttttttatttcaaaccTCTCCACAACTCTCCACCTGTCCTCCTATTTACAATTTCATCACAAGTCTATCTCATTCAcggttctctctctcctcttctccaccTTCCACGGTTTTAGGAGGGATTCCTCTGAAAACGTGGAAGCCCCCCCTTTTCTCCTCCTCCTATGTATACCCTTAGGGTTGGGGCTTGTAACTTGTGCAATTTATTAacgaaatttcttcttttctccttctagtttttggctttctaagttctagtttgatttcatggttgtaatttctagtttttggctttctaagttctagtttgatttcatggttgtaatgattttgattcatgctttaattttatgtcttcaatatggctgtaataattctaatttagtttttaagctttctagtctagacTTCTAAATtttagtgagaagatttagaagacttggaagaggaagcaatgcaaggattaatcaagtattcaagcttcatcaaattacattcaagCAAGACCTAGTTAATTCATGcaaattcaactttggtagaagagaatatcaagttcttatttttatttttatgttcttcttcttcgtaacttcttaattcttctagtttcaagtttattattattatgcgTTATGGTAGGATtctaatttaattacttttatttaaatttcagatttggtagcgctaTTTCAAGTGTGACATCAACTTCAATCTAGTTCAAGCTTCAATTAGTTAGTTCTATTTcattgatttttagtttttccttttggttgtggtgtgtggttgtgatttattccttcaaatccacgttagtattgataggttagatgcttatgtgttaggacgtcaattcaattcgctagatgcttgtgagttaggatgcgttaatttttgttagtttaattagtttaatttaatactttaatttggttcactttgcattgcttttaaatttgtaaaatagagtggcgtacatctccctgagttcgacccatagctacgattgatccgtacgcttgcggttattatttcttgcaaacaactACCTTGGACACTAAGGATAAAGTATTGGTACGGTGAAAACACTCTCTCTAAAACCCCTAAGAAGTCTATATTATGACTGGCCAAATTATTGTCTAGACCTTACTAGTGAGCGGAAGGAGATGAAACTTACAAAAACAATGCATTTTACAGTAACAAGTTAAGATGGCTGCTGTTCTTCTATGATGCCCAGTACACAAATTGGGAGAAGAGATGGCGCTGCCCGTTGTAAGCTTTCTACTTAGCAATTTGGGCAGTTTGCTCGTTGCTGAAGCAAAACTTCTGAAAGGGGTTAGAACAGATATTCGTGACTTAGTGGATGAACTCGAGAGCATCCAACCCTTCTTGAAGGATGCAGATGCAAGGGGAGAGACAGACGAGGGAGTGAAAATTTGGGGTAAGCAAGTGAGAGATGTGGCTTATGAAATTGAAGATGCAATTGACGAATTCATGCTTCGCATACATCAACAACAAAAGCCTGGATTTATTGGCCATCTTCATAAAATTGTTCGCGTCTCGATGGAGTTGAAATCAAGGCACAAAATAGCCACTGATGTACAAGAAATTAAACGAAGAATCACCAACATTAAAGAGAGAAGTCAGAGGTATTGCTTCAATAGCTCAGATCATCAAGGGTCATCAAGTTCTTCTGGTACCAGGCGAGctgaaacatcatcatcatcatcatggcaCGATCCTCGAATCTCTTCCTTGTATCTTGAGGATTCTTGCATTGTTGGAATCGACAAGCCTCGAGATCATCTGATCCAATTGTTAGTACAGGAAGAGTACTCCAGAAGCTGCACAGTGATTTCTGTTGCAGGCATGGGTGGTCTAGGCAAGACCACACTAGTCAAGAAAGTCTATGATGTCCCAAAGGTGCAAGAACACTTCGAATGTCATGCTTGGATCACAGTTTCGCAGTCATTTAAACCTCAAAATCTTTTGAAGTCAATGATGAAGCAATTTTACCAAGAAGATGAAGTTGTTCTTAGAGGACTAGATTCCATGGAAGAAGTTCAATTGGTAAACAAACTGAGGGAGTATCTACAACAGAAAAGGTATGTAATTGTCCTTGATGATGTTTGGACAATAGAATCATGGAACTCTATACAACATGCTTTACCCAATAATGATTGTGGTAGCAGGGTAGTGATCACAACTCGCAGTAATGAAATAGCTTCTTATTGCAAGAAATCAAATTCTAGCCATGTCTACAATCTTAAACCTCTACCAGACAAAGAAGCTTGGAGACTATTTTGTAAGACAACATTTTCATTATCACAGAATGTTTGTCCTTCGGATTTAGAGGACTTGTCTCTTAAAATCCTGAAAAGATGTGAAGGTTTGCCTCTTGCTATTGTAGCTACTGGTGCTCTTTTGTCATTGAAAGAGAAAACAAGATTTGAATGGCAAAAATTGCTTGACAATCTTGGGTCTGAGTTTGAAAACAATCAAATTCTAACTAGAATGACAAAGATTTTGTTATTGAGTTTCAATGATTTGCCATACtacttgaaattttgtttcttatatttTGGCATCTTCCCTGAAAATTATTCAATCAAGTGTGTGAGATTGTTTAGATTGTGGACTGCTGAAGGATTTGTGGGAAGGCAAAAAGGGTTGACATTGGAAGAGGTTGCAGAAGATTACCTCAAAGAGCTTGTTTGTAGAAAGCTAGTTCAAATTGAAGAAACATATTTGGATGGACGTATTCGAAGTTGTCTTGAGTACATGATTTTCTATGCGAAATCATTCTTCTCAAATCGGATGAATGGAACTTTAATAAAGTTGTAGCAGATGAAGAAGACACAAATTTTCAATACAATATGCGACGGATTTCGATCCATAATGGTGAAGGTATTAATGTTCCAAAGATTAATGCGAATTTCTCCCAAATTCGATCTCTTTTCCTGTTTAGAAGTGAAAACTTGACAAGCTCTTTTGTACTGAAATAAGGTTTTGCAATGTAGCTCAGAAGAGAAAACACCAGTACTAACAAGGAAATCCCGCCAAGATCTGTAGAAAATCATGGAAATCCCGCCAAGAGAATCCCCCAAGAGAGTGAAATCTAATTGGAATCGGCACATTAATCATATTGGACCGGGCATTCCTTCCCCATCTAAATATGAAACCCTTTCCACTTCCCGCCCGTTTATTTTTCACCCTGCTCAATCTTCGCTCCATCTCTTTCTTGCTCTTTGAAGGACGAAGGCCGTCATCTTTGTAAAACCTCGGCTACGCATCCCCATTTCCTCTCCACTTCCTCGTCAACCCTGACCTTCTTTAACAACCTCcggctgctgctgttgctctgCGATACGGCTCTTTGAGATCTGCTGCGCATTACCTTTGTGTCAAATTTTGGTGGAAACATGGTGAGAAACCCTACCCTCTCTGAACTTGGGATGAGTATACACTACAAGATATTCTGGTCTGCGGCTCTGCGCAACCATCATTTCTTCTCTGCTACGCATTGCTACGGGAGGGCAAGTTTTGGTCGGACTTGAATTTGAAATTAGTAATTGCATCTATTGCAGGTATTGttcttaattttcattttatattttttgttttacttgtttTTCTGTGTAATGAACAAATTCCCTAGCGGAGTTCCTTGACATTGCGATTGATGCAGGGAAGAGAGCCGAGAGGTCTTGTCGAAaacattgttttttatttatttcacaGTTATTCGTTTAAAGGAGACACCAAGTTTCTTTTACAACACCTCAAACCTCGTCCTTCTTTTCCCTTGCTTTTCAGATAATTCGAAAAGGATTTTACGAAACTAGCGAGTCAAGCATAAAGGTCAGGTATCTTTCTGCCTTTACAAATGCCCTTTGGGATTTTTTGGCCATTTCTTATACGGGTTCTAAAattaggagggggggggggggggaataaaaaTTTCTAAAATCCAACTATCTCCCGCATTTTCATTGTTCTTTCCATTGAAGGGAACCTAACAGAGTTAGTGTGGAATCCTGAGAGGATAAGCCAGAGAGGAGAAGAGCAGTAggtagatttaaaaaaaaaattctatttccaATGTTGGttgattttttctatttaaaaaatttcGATATCCAATGTAGGTACATATTCTAACTAGAGAGCTCTCAAGGTGTGTAACTGTGTATGGTGATGTGAGATTGCCTATAGTTGTTTTCTACCTGTATCAATGAGATCATTTGGCATTTTATTTTCTACCTGACAATGTACATGAGACACTTTCTCTGGATTCAATATTCTAGACACCTCTTCCATGCAGCCTTTTATTTGAACCGTGTCTTTGTAATTAAGGATCTTTCTGGAGTCATGGATTCAATATTCTTGTCCAACTCCAATTTCCCTTTTGCTCCAGTACCCCTGTTTCTCAAGGAATTCATTTCTTTCCATGGGATTTCTCTGTTCTGTTTCTATTGCTTGCTCTATTCCTCTTCTCTTTACCTATCCCTCTGTAATGAATACTTACACTGAATCCATTAGTGCTCATTTAATCTCTGTATTCTATTGTTCAAATAAAGGGACCTGAAACCTCACAATCTTTTACACTGATTCCATAGCTTAATGATGGTTGCAGAAGGGCCAGGTGACAGAGGATGATGGCGATCTTCTACTTTGTAAGACTGCTACCACATGTCTTAAGAAGTTGTCTTctcctttgtttcttgtttttcttggcctttttccccccctcctcctctcccATCTGATGGCCACTGGGCTGAGAACCTGTTTTCACCTTTTTATAATTAGTTAGCAATCTCTTGTCGTGGATTAATATTATGTATGGGATGATGTCTTGAGTTAAAATCAGATTGACACCTGTTTGCTCATTagcttgaaagaaaaaaccagCATAAACAACTTGGTGATTTCGTGTGTTAATGAAATTCTTGCGTTTCTTCTGATCTGTTCTTATAGACCAATCTCAAGAGAAGGTGATGACTTTGCAAAATGGCTGTTTTGAGAAGGTTTCTAGTTTTGATAGTTTCTTTTTCCAACATGAACTCCACGGtgatcaatctctctctctctctctctctctctctctctgtatgtAACCGTTGCTTCAGATACATGGTTACTGCCGTCTTAAAAATGTTATCTATGACAAGGAAGAATTGCAGAAAATATAGTCAAGAAAAATGAAGTGAATAGTCCCCATTGGTTATGGAAAACTTTCTTGTATAAGGTGCACCAACATATAGAAGAATTTGCTATATTTAACAAACTCTTTTGTTAtatcaaatattttgaaatttgggAGGTTGGTGGTTCTTGTGTAAGAGATACAGAGGAAGATGAAACCTGAAATTCACCCAACAGGTAAATCACAAAAAACGACATTACAAGAAAAACTTGGTGGGTTCTACCCATGCAATCCATGCCATGAGCAGACCATCCTCATATTCTACTCCAAGGATGCCTTAGATTTCCTTATGAAAAAGAACTCCAAAATCTTTCGAAACTACTATCCGAACCGAGTCTTAATTCTTATGGATGAACAGGTGAATCATTCTGTGTAAGATGGAATCAGATACAAAATGCAAAATAATCCTGCCAACCATTTTTCGCCTTGCAACTCAACATTGTGAGTctttcttcgtttttttttttttttggggggggggggggatatgaAAACAAGTCAGTAGTTACTActtaaccaattttttttttgtaacttaaTCATTTGAACTTAATGGATTTCATTTTTGCAGggaatggagaagagaaagttGGAAGGTGGTTCAACTGAACTCATTTCACAAATCCTTCTCTTACTAAAATTCATTCTCTTTTAATCTTTATCTTCTCCTCTTTGTTACCTTTCTTTACTAGTTTTGTTACTTcagtgtgtatgtgtgtgtgtgctgaTTAATAAAATGATGATGGTTGAGGGGAAGGGGTGGTGCGTTGGGGTTATTGGAGAGGAGTAATTGGCGGTGGGATTCAGCAATTGAGGTACAACTCAGGTGAGGGTAGtgtaatttaattaaattttttttttatattggattaaactaacatggttttaattgatgtaagtgagtctttagctcaaaacgGTAGAGCAACTGGTTATTtaccaggagatgatggttcgactcCATCTCGACTCTCATATTGACTAATTAAtgaattttatttcaaaatttggccTTGGTATGAGTTAGTAAGACAGTCTAGAAGGTCTAcaaggtttctattttgttcaaAGAGGAATGAACTTTTGGCTAGGAATTTGTAACGTaaggagtttttatttttgtccaAGCATTATGCCCTATATTAAGGGCAACACTGCTGACTAAGCTAAATAGTTGAGTTGTTGTGTTCTTAATTAAATTGGTGTTGAGTTATTGCCTTTTGCTGCAATTGTGGTTGTTTCCATGAGTCTTTGTGGTTGTAGCTTAtgtggttctctctctctttattttctgctcTTTGCATTTTGGGCCTATTATGTGGCATAAG encodes:
- the LOC122639028 gene encoding disease resistance protein RPM1-like; its protein translation is MALPVVSFLLSNLGSLLVAEAKLLKGVRTDIRDLVDELESIQPFLKDADARGETDEGVKIWGKQVRDVAYEIEDAIDEFMLRIHQQQKPGFIGHLHKIVRVSMELKSRHKIATDVQEIKRRITNIKERSQRYCFNSSDHQGSSSSSGTRRAETSSSSSWHDPRISSLYLEDSCIVGIDKPRDHLIQLLVQEEYSRSCTVISVAGMGGLGKTTLVKKVYDVPKVQEHFECHAWITVSQSFKPQNLLKSMMKQFYQEDEVVLRGLDSMEEVQLVNKLREYLQQKRYVIVLDDVWTIESWNSIQHALPNNDCGSRVVITTRSNEIASYCKKSNSSHVYNLKPLPDKEAWRLFCKTTFSLSQNVCPSDLEDLSLKILKRCEGLPLAIVATGALLSLKEKTRFEWQKLLDNLGSEFENNQILTRMTKILLLSFNDLPYYLKFCFLYFGIFPENYSIKCVRLFRLWTAEGFVGRQKGLTLEEVAEDYLKELVCRKLVQIEETYLDGRIRSCLEYMIFYAKSFFSNRMNGTLIKL